A genomic region of Vitis vinifera cultivar Pinot Noir 40024 chromosome 7, ASM3070453v1 contains the following coding sequences:
- the LOC100255485 gene encoding galactinol synthase 1, whose protein sequence is MAPEIISASGKPSRFLKPASLPDRAYVAFLAGNGDYVKGVVGLAKGLRKVKSAYPLVVAVLPDVPVEHRRELESQGCIVREIEPVYPPENQTQFAMAYYVINYSKLRIWEFVEYSKMIYLDGDIQVYDNIDHLFELPDGHFYAVMDCFCEKTWSHTPQYKIGYCQQCPEKVQWPAELGQPPSLYFNAGMFVFEPSLSTYEDLLETLRITPATPFAEQDFLNMYFSDVYKPIPLVYNLVLAMLWRHPENVELDKVKVVHYCAAGSKPWRYTGKEDNMQREDIKMLVNKWWEIYNDKSLDYKKTRMMANDYSSVLPGEQVNLEPFIAALSEVGHVEFVRAPSAA, encoded by the exons ATGGCTCCTGAAATCATCTCCGCTTCGGGAAAACCGTCCAGATTTTTGAAACCGGCTAGTCTTCCGGACAGAGCATACGTGGCCTTCTTGGCCGGTAACGGGGACTACGTGAAAGGTGTTGTTGGGTTAGCCAAGGGGCTGCGGAAGGTGAAATCCGCTTACCCGCTTGTGGTGGCGGTGTTACCGGACGTGCCGGTGGAGCACCGCCGAGAACTGGAATCCCAGGGGTGCATCGTCAGAGAGATTGAGCCGGTTTACCCACCCGAGAACCAGACCCAGTTCGCCATGGCCTATTACGTTATCAATTATTCAAAGCTCCGTATCTGGGAG TTCGTGGAGTACAGTAAGATGATATACTTGGATGGGGATATTCAAGTCTACGATAACATTGACCACCTCTTTGAGCTACCAGACGGACATTTCTATGCAGTGATGGACTGTTTCTGTGAGAAAACATGGAGTCACACGCCACAGTACAAGATTGGATACTGCCAACAGTGTCCGGAAAAGGTTCAGTGGCCAGCGGAGCTGGGTCAGCCGCCTTCACTTTACTTCAACGCAGGCATGTTCGTGTTTGAGCCCAGCCTCTCCACCTATGAAGATCTCTTGGAAACCCTCAGGATCACCCCTGCAACCCCTTTTGCAGAGCAG GATTTCTTGAATATGTACTTCAGCGATGTATATAAGCCTATTCCTCTGGTCTACAATCTTGTCCTTGCCATGCTGTGGCGGCATCCTGAGAATGTAGAGCTTGATAAAGTGAAAGTTGTTCACTACTGTGCAGCG GGGTCGAAGCCATGGAGGTACACAGGGAAGGAGGACAACATGCAGAGAGAGGACATTAAGATGCTGGTAAACAAATGGTGGGAGATATACAATGACAAGTCATTGGATTACAAGAAGACGAGGATGATGGCGAATGATTACAGCAGTGTTTTGCCGGGGGAGCAGGTGAATTTGGAGCCGTTCATTGCAGCTCTTTCCGAGGTGGGGCATGTTGAATTTGTGAGAGCCCCTTCAGCAGCCTAG
- the LOC100260558 gene encoding Golgi apparatus membrane protein-like protein ECHIDNA, with the protein MDQNQPAGENYANPKTCFFHVLFKAAALAFYILSALFFDSFVIIFVVTVVLAALDFWVVKNVSGRILVGLRWWNEINEQGESVWKFECLDQESLARMNKKDSWLFWWTIYLNAVAWIFLGIFSIIRFEPDYVLVVGVCLSLSIANIVGFTRCRKDAKKQIQQFATQTIASRFSSTLQSAFSVV; encoded by the exons ATGGACCAGAACCAG CCAGCAGGGGAAAATTATGCCAACCCAAAGACATGCTTCTTTCATGTGCTCTTCAAG GCTGCGGCTTTGGCATTCTACATTCTTTCAGCATTGTTCTTTGACAGTTTTGTGATCATTTTTGTGGTTACTGTTGTTCTTGCTGCCCTTGATTTTTGGGTAGTCAAGAATGTTAGTGGAAGGATCTTAGTTGGGCTTAGGTGGTGGAATGAAATAAATGAGCAGGGTGAGAGTGTGTGGAAGTTCGAATGCCTTGACCAAGAG TCATTGGCTCGGATGAACAAGAAGGATTCTTGGCTCTTTTGGTGGACAATTTACCTTAAT GCTGTTGCCTGGATCTTCCTAGgaatattttcaatcataagATTTGAACCTGACTATGTCCTAGTTGTGGGCGTTTGTTTGAGCCTCAGCATTGCAAACATTGTTGGATTCACTAGATGTCGCAAAG ATGCCAAGAAGCAGATTCAACAATTTGCCACCCAAACCATTGCATCTCGTTTCTCATCAACATTGCAATCAGCATTCAGTGTTGTATAA